The following proteins come from a genomic window of Streptomyces sp. NBC_00539:
- a CDS encoding TetR/AcrR family transcriptional regulator, which yields MEDTTGATGAPGLRESKKLRTRQQLAATAIELFMERGFDAVSVADVAAAAEVSKPTLFRYFPTKEDLVLDRFADHQDEAARVVRDREAGQSPVGAVRAHFLAALAARDPITGLCDHPNVLAFQNLLYTTASLESRLTHYTAREVELLAAVLEAEQVAPLAARLAAQHLVTVRQELGRENWRRLAAGQSADAAYPTAVADAGQAFAMLADGLDRALPPRRS from the coding sequence ATGGAAGACACGACGGGCGCGACCGGCGCACCAGGCCTGCGCGAGAGCAAGAAGCTGCGCACGCGGCAGCAACTGGCGGCCACGGCGATAGAGCTGTTCATGGAGCGGGGGTTCGACGCCGTTTCGGTGGCCGACGTCGCCGCCGCGGCGGAGGTCTCCAAACCCACCCTGTTCCGCTACTTCCCGACCAAGGAAGACCTGGTGCTCGACCGGTTCGCCGACCACCAGGACGAAGCCGCCCGCGTCGTCCGCGACCGCGAGGCGGGGCAGAGCCCGGTCGGGGCCGTGCGGGCGCACTTCCTGGCGGCGCTCGCCGCGCGCGATCCGATCACCGGCCTCTGCGACCACCCGAACGTGCTCGCGTTCCAGAACCTGCTCTACACCACCGCCAGCCTGGAGTCCCGGCTGACGCACTACACCGCCCGCGAGGTGGAGCTGCTCGCCGCGGTGCTGGAGGCGGAGCAGGTCGCCCCGCTCGCCGCGCGGCTGGCGGCGCAGCACCTGGTGACCGTCCGCCAGGAACTGGGCCGCGAGAACTGGCGCCGCCTCGCCGCCGGGCAGAGCGCCGACGCGGCCTATCCCACCGCCGTCGCCGACGCCGGACAGGCCTTCGCGATGCTGGCCGACGGCCTCGACCGGGCCCTGCCCCCACGCCGGTCCTGA
- a CDS encoding succinate dehydrogenase cytochrome b subunit codes for MALAPRTDRRPSTTRTLWDSTVGKKSVMAVSGLITLGYLVVHMLGNLKIFFGPEEFNGYAHWLRTLGSPFLHHEWALWIVRVVLVAAVVAHGTCAYQLSRRDINARPVKYAHKRRRASYATRTMRWGGVILALFIVWHLLDLTTLTVNARAWAGHPYQNVLATFSTWYGNTIYLVAMAALGLHVRHGFWSAAQTLGAGNARRERSLRFLANVLALVLFAGFASVPVAVMTGVVS; via the coding sequence ATGGCTCTGGCACCGCGGACGGATCGACGGCCGTCCACCACGCGAACGCTCTGGGACTCCACCGTCGGCAAGAAGTCCGTGATGGCCGTCTCCGGCCTGATCACGCTCGGCTACCTCGTCGTCCACATGCTCGGCAACCTGAAGATCTTCTTCGGGCCGGAGGAGTTCAACGGCTACGCGCACTGGCTGCGCACCCTCGGATCCCCCTTCCTGCACCACGAGTGGGCCCTGTGGATCGTCCGCGTCGTGCTCGTCGCCGCGGTCGTCGCCCACGGGACCTGCGCCTACCAGCTCAGCCGCCGCGACATCAACGCGCGCCCCGTCAAGTACGCCCACAAGCGGCGCCGCGCGAGCTACGCCACCCGCACCATGCGCTGGGGCGGCGTCATCCTCGCCCTGTTCATCGTCTGGCACCTCCTCGACCTCACCACGCTCACCGTCAACGCGCGCGCGTGGGCCGGCCACCCCTACCAGAACGTCCTCGCCACCTTCTCCACCTGGTACGGCAACACGATCTACCTCGTCGCCATGGCGGCGCTCGGCCTGCACGTGCGGCACGGCTTCTGGAGCGCCGCCCAGACCCTCGGGGCCGGCAACGCCCGGCGCGAGCGCTCCCTCAGGTTCCTGGCGAACGTTTTGGCCCTCGTCCTCTTCGCGGGCTTCGCGTCCGTGCCCGTCGCCGTCATGACCGGAGTGGTGAGCTGA
- a CDS encoding FAD-dependent monooxygenase produces the protein MTDVLIAGSGPTGLTLACDLALRGVAVRVIDQRAAPHRESRGKGLQQSSLEVFEALGVAGAVTAAGSRGVVLRKYFDGEHVTDTPVADGVLIGQWQIEQVLRDRLAGLGVHVEYGSALTAVTQDADGVRAELADGGVIAARYLAGCDGGRSTTRRLLGIPFEGSTREEPAMVLGDVLAPGLSRDFWHQWFTSEGGGILLCPMPGTDSFQLQAAPEPDGAGGYLPPSLEGFQRIFDRCARVPGIRLADATWLSSWRVNVRVAARMREGRAFLAGDAAHVHPIAGGLGMNTGIQDAAALARTLAAALAEPGRPDLLETYEAERLPAAAEVVADTERRWDRVVDAVRTPGRGTEVGRD, from the coding sequence ATGACCGACGTACTGATCGCGGGCTCCGGCCCCACCGGACTGACCCTGGCCTGCGACCTCGCCCTGCGCGGTGTCGCGGTCCGGGTCATCGACCAACGCGCAGCGCCGCACCGCGAATCGCGCGGCAAGGGACTGCAGCAGAGCAGCCTGGAGGTCTTCGAGGCCCTCGGCGTGGCCGGTGCCGTGACGGCCGCGGGCAGCCGGGGCGTGGTCCTGCGCAAGTACTTCGACGGCGAGCACGTCACCGACACCCCGGTCGCTGACGGCGTGCTGATCGGGCAGTGGCAGATCGAGCAGGTCCTGCGCGACCGCCTGGCCGGGCTGGGCGTGCACGTCGAATACGGCTCCGCCCTCACCGCGGTCACCCAGGACGCCGACGGCGTACGGGCGGAGCTGGCGGACGGCGGCGTGATCGCGGCCCGGTACCTCGCGGGATGCGACGGCGGGCGCAGCACCACCCGGCGCCTGCTCGGCATCCCCTTCGAGGGAAGTACCCGCGAAGAGCCGGCGATGGTTCTCGGGGACGTACTGGCGCCCGGGCTCAGCCGGGACTTCTGGCACCAGTGGTTCACCTCGGAGGGCGGCGGGATACTGCTCTGCCCCATGCCGGGAACGGACAGCTTCCAGCTCCAGGCCGCACCCGAGCCGGACGGCGCGGGCGGCTACCTGCCACCCTCGCTGGAGGGCTTCCAGCGGATCTTCGACCGGTGCGCCCGGGTGCCCGGGATCCGGCTTGCCGACGCCACCTGGCTGTCCAGCTGGCGGGTCAACGTACGGGTGGCTGCCCGCATGCGGGAAGGGCGGGCCTTCCTCGCCGGGGATGCGGCGCACGTCCACCCCATAGCCGGCGGACTGGGCATGAACACCGGCATCCAGGATGCGGCCGCCCTCGCCCGGACGCTGGCCGCCGCGCTCGCCGAGCCGGGCCGGCCGGACCTGCTGGAGACGTACGAGGCGGAGCGGCTGCCGGCGGCCGCGGAGGTCGTGGCCGACACGGAGCGGCGGTGGGACCGGGTCGTGGACGCCGTCCGCACGCCCGGCCGGGGGACGGAGGTGGGACGGGACTGA
- a CDS encoding LysR family transcriptional regulator, which yields MQFQQLLYFVAVAETRHFTRAAERVHVAQPSLSQQIRALERELGAELFSRARGNIALTDAGEALLPLARRILADADTARLEVQELAQLRRGRVRLGATPSVCTGLLPDVLRAFHRAHPGIELLIEESGSLDLVRELARGVLDLALIALPLPPSAPALTTVELLTEDLVVVSSTDRPAPGGGRPLTVAALREEPMVMFRHGYDLRDLTVAACRAAGFEPVFTVEGGEMDAVLGFVRAGLGIAVVPAMVVEHGGPGLRATPLAGSPLRRTIALAHRTDVAPPRAARELKRMLLS from the coding sequence ATGCAGTTCCAGCAGCTCCTGTATTTCGTGGCCGTCGCCGAGACCCGGCACTTCACCCGGGCGGCGGAGCGGGTCCATGTGGCCCAGCCGTCGCTCTCGCAGCAGATCAGGGCCCTGGAGCGGGAGCTGGGGGCGGAGCTGTTCAGCCGGGCGCGGGGCAACATCGCCCTCACGGATGCGGGAGAGGCGCTGCTTCCACTGGCCCGGCGGATCCTGGCGGACGCGGACACGGCGCGGCTGGAGGTGCAGGAGCTGGCGCAGCTGCGGCGCGGGCGGGTGCGACTGGGAGCCACGCCGAGCGTGTGTACGGGGTTGCTGCCGGACGTGCTGCGCGCCTTCCACAGGGCGCACCCGGGGATCGAGTTGCTGATCGAGGAGAGCGGTTCGCTGGATCTCGTACGGGAACTCGCGCGCGGGGTACTGGACCTGGCCTTGATCGCGCTGCCGCTTCCCCCGTCGGCGCCCGCGCTGACGACGGTGGAGCTGCTGACCGAGGACCTGGTGGTGGTCTCGTCGACGGACCGGCCCGCGCCGGGCGGGGGGCGGCCGCTGACCGTCGCGGCGCTGCGCGAGGAGCCGATGGTGATGTTCCGGCACGGCTACGATCTGCGGGACCTGACGGTCGCGGCCTGCCGGGCAGCGGGTTTCGAGCCGGTGTTCACGGTCGAGGGCGGCGAGATGGACGCGGTCCTCGGCTTCGTCCGTGCGGGGCTCGGTATCGCGGTGGTCCCTGCGATGGTCGTCGAGCACGGCGGCCCCGGCCTGCGCGCCACCCCGCTCGCCGGCTCCCCGCTGCGCCGCACGATCGCCCTGGCCCACCGCACGGACGTGGCTCCCCCGCGCGCGGCACGCGAACTCAAGCGGATGCTGCTCTCCTGA